A genomic segment from Pseudoduganella chitinolytica encodes:
- a CDS encoding FkbM family methyltransferase — MAAYAELPILRQLTRAYGSLLSLADAAQSMKGSLGVLAAVAREQHGGILAPAPVAQPAERIGGTQQVDIHVKLGLQLLLDRSSLVDRTVIETGSWEPGQVAYMTGLAQRYRSLDKPVFLDIGAYWGLYSLLMAKTKIFQEIHTFEADAFNFGQLQANLFLNRASRDIRALNKAVSLREGMIDVWDSLGHPDGNRGGVGIAARGVHFPISEVECVTVDKFLHLQDRDILVKIDVEGHERDVLLGMEATLRNNRVIMQVEIYEPQMAGVLPILESYGMRRFHQIDHDFYYTNIDGVTGPA; from the coding sequence ATGGCCGCCTACGCCGAACTCCCTATCCTGCGTCAACTCACCCGTGCCTATGGCAGCCTGCTTTCGCTGGCCGACGCCGCGCAATCGATGAAAGGGTCCCTGGGCGTGCTCGCGGCGGTCGCTCGCGAACAGCACGGCGGCATCCTGGCCCCGGCACCGGTAGCGCAACCAGCCGAGCGGATCGGCGGGACACAGCAAGTCGACATCCATGTGAAGCTGGGATTGCAACTGCTGCTGGATCGCAGCTCGCTGGTGGACCGGACCGTCATCGAGACAGGCAGCTGGGAGCCTGGCCAGGTCGCCTATATGACGGGGCTGGCGCAGCGCTACCGCAGCCTGGACAAACCCGTGTTCCTGGATATCGGCGCGTATTGGGGTTTGTACTCGCTGCTGATGGCCAAGACGAAGATCTTCCAGGAGATCCACACGTTCGAAGCGGATGCGTTCAACTTCGGCCAGTTGCAGGCCAACCTGTTCCTGAACCGGGCGTCGCGCGACATCCGGGCGTTGAACAAGGCCGTCAGCTTGCGCGAGGGCATGATCGACGTTTGGGACAGCCTGGGCCATCCGGACGGCAATCGCGGCGGCGTCGGCATTGCCGCGCGTGGCGTGCATTTCCCGATCAGCGAAGTGGAGTGCGTCACCGTGGACAAGTTCCTGCATCTGCAGGACCGCGACATCCTCGTCAAGATCGACGTCGAAGGGCACGAGCGTGACGTGCTGCTGGGCATGGAAGCGACGCTGCGCAACAACCGGGTGATCATGCAGGTGGAGATCTACGAGCCGCAGATGGCTGGCGTACTGCCGATCCTGGAAAGCTATGGCATGCGCCGCTTCCACCAGATCGACCATGACTTCTACTACACCAATATCGATGGGGTGACCGGGCCGGCATGA
- a CDS encoding FxDxF family PEP-CTERM protein has protein sequence MNITKFFRAALVIGALFAGLTQSAQADIYTHTGDTTGGPTYNRPLEGLSDLSAIGTDVAYRTFNFNLSAMGEYTFLLTSDYDGFMFIYQDSFDAADPLTNALGGSDDLFGGTTSGFYGDLDAGNYVLVFTGYANNDAGKFSVTIGGPGVITAVPEPATYMMLALGLAAVGYAQRRKMQR, from the coding sequence ATGAACATCACCAAGTTCTTCCGTGCAGCGCTCGTGATCGGCGCCCTGTTCGCCGGCCTGACTCAATCCGCGCAGGCGGATATCTACACGCATACCGGCGATACGACCGGCGGCCCGACCTACAACCGGCCGCTCGAGGGCTTGTCCGACCTGTCGGCGATCGGCACCGACGTGGCATACCGGACTTTCAATTTCAACCTGAGCGCGATGGGCGAGTACACCTTCCTGCTGACTTCGGATTATGACGGCTTCATGTTCATCTACCAGGACTCCTTCGATGCTGCCGACCCGCTGACGAACGCCCTGGGCGGCTCCGACGACCTGTTCGGCGGCACCACCTCCGGCTTCTACGGCGACCTGGATGCCGGCAATTACGTCCTCGTTTTCACGGGCTACGCCAACAACGACGCAGGCAAGTTCAGCGTGACGATCGGCGGCCCCGGCGTCATCACGGCCGTGCCGGAACCGGCGACGTACATGATGCTGGCACTGGGCCTGGCAGCGGTCGGCTACGCACAGCGCCGCAAGATGCAGCGTTGA
- a CDS encoding GNAT family N-acetyltransferase encodes MLETERLLLRPWRADDVDPFVAINADPAVTEFLPGPVSADAARALFARQNALYAQHGTCYFAAQLKGTAELVGFVGVKYVDGGLPFAPCFEVGWRLGSAWWGCGLATEGARAALRHGFDTLGLDEIVSFTVPANVRSRRVMERLGMVRDLDGDFDHPALPSAHRLARHVLYRLKSGDRRKSEASQHKIQSGTASDAAKLSARSPG; translated from the coding sequence ATGTTGGAAACCGAACGACTGCTGCTGCGCCCCTGGCGCGCCGACGACGTGGACCCTTTCGTCGCCATCAACGCCGATCCGGCCGTCACCGAATTCCTGCCCGGGCCGGTCTCGGCCGACGCGGCGCGCGCGCTGTTCGCCCGGCAGAACGCGCTGTACGCGCAGCACGGCACTTGCTACTTTGCCGCGCAACTGAAGGGGACGGCAGAATTGGTGGGGTTCGTCGGCGTCAAGTATGTCGATGGGGGCTTGCCGTTCGCGCCGTGCTTCGAGGTGGGCTGGCGGCTGGGATCGGCATGGTGGGGCTGCGGCCTGGCGACCGAAGGCGCGCGCGCCGCGTTGCGGCATGGCTTCGATACGCTGGGGTTGGACGAAATCGTGTCGTTCACGGTGCCTGCGAACGTGCGCTCACGCCGCGTGATGGAGCGGCTGGGCATGGTGCGGGACCTGGACGGCGACTTCGATCACCCGGCGTTGCCGTCTGCGCACCGGTTGGCGCGGCATGTGCTGTATCGCCTGAAAAGCGGGGATCGCCGCAAGTCTGAAGCCTCCCAGCATAAAATTCAATCCGGGACAGCCTCTGATGCCGCTAAGTTAAGCGCACGGTCGCCGGGTTAG
- the pncB gene encoding nicotinate phosphoribosyltransferase has product MTTMTAVPFVPVVRSLLETDLYKFSMWQALLHWHPGAQTEYEFRCRNRPAYPLAELKDEVERQLDHLCTLSFTEEELAYLRSLRYIKSDFVDFLTVFRFQRKFITVTTVGDELAIHAIGPQVHVMGFEIFVLYIVNELYFRRFDQAAALAEGRRRLDAKIAALKEFGKQPMQRNPFEFSDFGVRRRFSAAWHDEVVQRLAAEVPEFFKGTSNVYLAMRCKIHPIGTMAHEYMQSFQAFGVRLRDFQKAALEDWVQEFRGDLGTALTDVVGMDAFLRDFDLYFAKLFDGLRHDSGDPVVWGEKAIAHYVKLRIDPNTKRLVFSDGLDLDKAIALYRHFADRITTGFGIGTWLTNDLGVQPLNIVMKLVRCNGQSVAKLSDSPGKTMSKDETFLAYLRQVFEIEQ; this is encoded by the coding sequence ATGACGACCATGACCGCTGTCCCGTTCGTGCCCGTCGTGCGCAGCCTGCTCGAGACGGACCTGTACAAATTCTCCATGTGGCAGGCGCTGCTGCACTGGCACCCGGGCGCGCAGACGGAGTACGAATTCCGCTGCCGTAACAGGCCCGCCTATCCGCTGGCCGAACTGAAGGACGAGGTGGAACGCCAGCTCGACCATCTGTGCACCCTGTCGTTCACGGAAGAGGAGTTGGCCTACCTGCGTTCGCTGCGCTACATCAAGAGCGACTTCGTCGACTTCCTGACGGTGTTCCGCTTCCAGCGCAAGTTCATCACGGTGACGACCGTGGGTGACGAGCTGGCGATCCACGCGATCGGCCCGCAGGTGCACGTGATGGGCTTCGAGATCTTCGTGCTGTACATCGTCAACGAGCTGTATTTCCGCCGCTTCGACCAGGCCGCCGCGCTGGCGGAAGGGCGCCGCCGCCTGGATGCGAAGATCGCGGCCCTGAAGGAATTCGGCAAGCAGCCGATGCAGCGCAACCCGTTCGAGTTTTCCGACTTCGGCGTGCGCCGGCGCTTCTCGGCCGCCTGGCACGACGAGGTGGTGCAGCGGCTGGCGGCCGAAGTGCCGGAATTCTTCAAGGGCACGTCCAACGTCTACCTGGCGATGCGCTGCAAGATCCACCCGATCGGCACGATGGCGCACGAGTACATGCAGTCGTTCCAGGCCTTCGGCGTGCGCCTGCGCGATTTCCAGAAGGCGGCGCTGGAGGACTGGGTGCAGGAATTCCGCGGCGACCTGGGCACCGCCCTGACGGACGTCGTCGGCATGGACGCCTTCCTGCGCGACTTCGACCTCTACTTCGCCAAGCTGTTCGACGGCCTGCGGCACGATTCGGGCGATCCGGTGGTGTGGGGCGAGAAAGCGATCGCGCACTACGTCAAGCTGCGCATCGACCCGAACACGAAGCGCCTGGTGTTCTCGGACGGGCTGGACCTGGACAAGGCGATCGCGCTGTACCGCCACTTCGCGGACCGCATCACGACGGGCTTCGGCATCGGTACGTGGCTGACCAACGACCTGGGTGTCCAGCCGCTTAATATCGTCATGAAGCTGGTGCGCTGCAACGGCCAGTCGGTGGCCAAGCTGTCGGACTCGCCGGGCAAGACGATGTCCAAGGACGAGACGTTCCTCGCTTACCTGCGGCAGGTGTTCGAGATCGAGCAATAA
- a CDS encoding cysteine hydrolase, producing the protein MKHHLHLLIIDPQNDFCDLPPPYLPVNPVTGTTVMPALPVPGAHADMRRLAEVIERGRNGIGAISVTLDSHHRYDIAHPTFWLAADGGPVAPFTQISAEDLRATRFLPRHPQARARAQAYLDALEANGRYRLIVWPVHCEIGSWGHNVHDDVRAAYNRWEDAALGVVKKIAKGSNPWTEHYSAVMAEVPDGADPDTQLNRTLIDSLLQSDRVYIAGEAGSHCVKATTEHIVEAFEREGPAALAKLVLVTDCMSPVTGFEAQQHDFLERMRAKGLQMAQSADVLQELLVNAGR; encoded by the coding sequence ATGAAACATCACCTGCATTTGCTGATCATCGACCCGCAGAACGACTTCTGCGACCTGCCGCCGCCCTACCTGCCCGTCAATCCCGTTACCGGCACCACCGTCATGCCGGCGCTGCCGGTGCCGGGTGCCCATGCCGACATGCGCCGCCTGGCCGAAGTCATCGAGCGGGGTCGCAATGGCATCGGCGCCATCAGCGTCACCCTCGATTCGCACCACCGCTACGACATTGCCCATCCGACGTTCTGGCTGGCGGCGGACGGCGGCCCCGTTGCACCGTTCACGCAGATCTCGGCCGAGGACCTGCGCGCCACGCGCTTCCTGCCGCGCCACCCGCAAGCGCGAGCCCGGGCGCAGGCCTACCTGGATGCGCTGGAAGCGAACGGACGCTATCGCCTGATCGTCTGGCCTGTCCATTGCGAGATCGGTTCGTGGGGCCACAACGTGCACGATGACGTGCGCGCCGCCTACAACCGCTGGGAGGATGCCGCGCTGGGCGTCGTGAAGAAGATCGCCAAGGGCTCCAATCCGTGGACCGAGCACTATTCCGCCGTGATGGCGGAAGTGCCGGACGGCGCCGACCCGGACACGCAGCTGAACCGCACCCTGATCGACAGCCTGCTGCAATCGGACCGCGTGTATATCGCCGGCGAGGCGGGCAGCCACTGCGTCAAGGCCACCACCGAACATATCGTCGAAGCGTTCGAGCGGGAAGGCCCGGCGGCACTGGCCAAGCTGGTGCTGGTCACGGATTGCATGAGTCCCGTGACGGGCTTCGAGGCGCAGCAGCACGACTTCCTCGAGCGCATGCGCGCGAAAGGCTTGCAGATGGCACAGTCGGCCGACGTGCTGCAGGAGCTCCTGGTCAATGCGGGGCGCTGA
- a CDS encoding FMN-dependent NADH-azoreductase gives MATVLNINSSVRTTGSLSRQLTAEFIGKWQQAHPNDVIVERDLAANPVPHLDEQTLGAFFTPADKRNAEQAFAVRLSDRLVDEIGAADVIVIGAPMYNFSVPSGLKAYIDQIARAGRTFKYTETGPVGLLTGKKVYVVTASGGVYSEGPGAGYDFLATYLRAVLGFLGLTDITFIRAEGVALGEQAVAETLAKSRSAIDELAAA, from the coding sequence ATGGCAACCGTTCTCAACATCAACAGCAGTGTCCGCACCACCGGTTCGTTGTCGCGCCAGCTGACGGCGGAGTTCATCGGCAAATGGCAGCAGGCCCACCCGAACGACGTCATCGTCGAGCGCGACCTGGCCGCCAATCCCGTGCCGCACCTGGACGAGCAAACGCTGGGCGCGTTCTTCACGCCGGCCGACAAGCGCAACGCCGAGCAGGCCTTTGCCGTCCGGTTGTCGGACCGACTGGTCGACGAGATCGGCGCCGCCGATGTCATCGTCATCGGTGCGCCGATGTACAACTTCTCGGTGCCGTCCGGCCTGAAGGCCTATATCGACCAGATCGCCCGTGCCGGTCGCACCTTCAAGTATACGGAAACGGGCCCCGTCGGCCTACTGACCGGCAAGAAGGTCTACGTCGTCACCGCCAGTGGTGGCGTGTACAGCGAAGGGCCGGGCGCCGGCTACGATTTCCTGGCGACCTATTTGCGCGCCGTGCTGGGCTTCCTGGGCCTGACGGACATCACGTTCATCCGCGCCGAGGGCGTGGCGCTGGGCGAGCAGGCTGTCGCCGAGACGCTGGCAAAGAGCCGCAGCGCCATCGACGAGCTGGCAGCCGCGTAA
- a CDS encoding LysR family transcriptional regulator, with amino-acid sequence MRDPGLPSLDQLRVFIAVIDHGGFAHAARALHRTQSVISYTIANLEEQLNIELLDRSRRKPTLTEAGKALLADARAVSAKVDDMRARAKALGAGLEAEVCLVVDVMFPMCRLVTVLEAFRHEYPTVSLRLHTEALGAVTQMVLDGACQLGVSGMPVAMPDTIERQLAGHVAMMPVCAPHHPLAAIEGVVPTALLREHLQLVVTDRSPLTQGQDFGVLGRSDWRLADLHSKHALLRGGLGWGSMPEAMIADDLAQGRLVRLRGQDGDSLQYPLFVIHRTDDPLGPAGRWLKHQFLELDYSLPHGAY; translated from the coding sequence ATGCGTGACCCCGGCCTTCCCTCGCTCGACCAATTGCGCGTGTTCATCGCCGTCATCGACCACGGCGGTTTCGCGCACGCGGCGCGCGCGCTGCACCGCACCCAGTCCGTCATCAGCTACACCATCGCCAACCTGGAGGAGCAGCTCAACATCGAACTGCTCGACCGCAGCCGCCGCAAGCCCACGCTGACGGAAGCCGGCAAGGCGCTGCTGGCCGATGCCCGCGCCGTGTCGGCCAAGGTGGACGACATGCGGGCGCGCGCCAAGGCGCTGGGCGCGGGCCTGGAAGCGGAGGTCTGCCTGGTGGTCGACGTGATGTTCCCCATGTGCCGCCTCGTCACGGTGCTGGAGGCGTTCCGGCACGAGTACCCGACCGTCTCGTTGCGGCTGCACACGGAAGCGCTGGGCGCCGTCACGCAGATGGTGCTGGACGGCGCCTGCCAGCTGGGCGTGTCCGGCATGCCGGTGGCGATGCCCGACACCATCGAGCGCCAGCTGGCCGGCCACGTGGCGATGATGCCCGTGTGCGCGCCGCACCACCCGCTGGCCGCGATCGAGGGGGTCGTACCGACGGCCTTGTTGCGCGAGCACCTGCAACTGGTCGTGACGGACCGCAGCCCGCTGACGCAAGGCCAGGACTTCGGCGTGCTGGGGCGCAGCGACTGGCGCCTGGCCGACCTGCACTCCAAGCACGCGCTGCTGCGCGGGGGGCTGGGCTGGGGCAGCATGCCGGAGGCCATGATCGCGGACGACCTGGCGCAAGGCCGCCTGGTGCGCCTGCGCGGCCAGGACGGCGACTCGCTGCAGTATCCCCTGTTCGTCATCCACCGGACCGATGACCCGCTGGGTCCGGCGGGCCGCTGGCTCAAGCACCAGTTCCTCGAGCTCGACTACTCCCTCCCTCACGGCGCTTATTGA